The Tistrella mobilis genome window below encodes:
- a CDS encoding TRAP transporter small permease has product MASSPEHDDAPEAVREVDRPVVSGRIEEFIAALAMAGICVISFGNVVVRYITNASFAATEELSIFLLVVMTMVGASLAFIRGGHIRITAIVDRLPRRPRMGLIMATHLLTVIMFALVAWYGGLLTLDEMEYGETSPALGYPSWIYTIWLPLVSIAIILRVIGRAHREWRAFSTHETVVDIATGDDALPGDDADLAGPKRGTSL; this is encoded by the coding sequence GTGGCCTCCAGCCCCGAGCATGACGACGCGCCGGAAGCGGTCCGCGAGGTCGACCGTCCGGTCGTCAGCGGTCGTATCGAGGAATTCATTGCCGCCCTTGCGATGGCCGGGATCTGCGTGATCAGTTTCGGCAATGTCGTGGTGCGCTACATCACCAACGCCTCTTTTGCCGCCACCGAGGAACTGTCAATCTTCCTGCTGGTGGTGATGACCATGGTCGGCGCTTCGCTGGCCTTCATCCGCGGCGGGCATATCCGGATCACCGCCATCGTCGACCGCCTGCCCCGCCGGCCGCGCATGGGGCTGATCATGGCGACCCATCTGCTGACCGTGATCATGTTCGCCCTGGTCGCCTGGTATGGCGGGCTGCTGACGCTGGACGAGATGGAATACGGCGAGACTTCCCCCGCCCTCGGCTATCCGAGCTGGATCTACACCATCTGGCTGCCGCTGGTCTCCATCGCGATCATCCTGCGCGTCATCGGGCGTGCCCACCGGGAATGGCGTGCTTTCAGCACCCACGAGACGGTGGTCGACATCGCCACCGGTGATGATGCCCTGCCGGGTGACGATGCCGACCTCGCCGGGCCCAAGCGGGGGACGAGCCTCTGA
- a CDS encoding antitoxin, giving the protein MSKMDMRHARLFRAGPDQAVRIPKGFELPGDEVIIHREGDRLVIEPVARPGLLALLATLEPIDEAFPDVDEGLRALDDIDL; this is encoded by the coding sequence ATGTCGAAGATGGATATGCGTCACGCCAGACTGTTCCGCGCCGGCCCTGATCAGGCCGTGCGGATCCCGAAGGGTTTTGAACTGCCGGGCGACGAGGTGATCATTCATCGCGAGGGCGACCGTCTGGTCATCGAACCCGTCGCCAGGCCGGGGCTGCTCGCGCTTCTGGCGACATTGGAGCCGATTGACGAAGCATTTCCCGACGTGGACGAAGGTCTGCGCGCCCTTGACGATATCGACCTCTGA
- a CDS encoding type II toxin-antitoxin system VapC family toxin has protein sequence MADLHLLDTNIVSDLVRNPQGKVAARIADVGEAQIAVSIVTAAELRYGCLKRGSPRITQQVELILGAVPILPFDEPSDAAYARIRRDLEQAGTPIGPNDLLIAAHCLALGAVMVTANVREFSRVKGLMVENWLD, from the coding sequence ATGGCCGACCTGCATCTCTTGGACACCAATATCGTGTCTGACCTTGTTCGCAACCCGCAGGGAAAGGTGGCGGCGAGGATTGCCGATGTCGGGGAGGCGCAGATCGCCGTCAGCATCGTGACGGCTGCGGAGCTGCGCTATGGTTGCTTGAAGCGGGGCTCTCCTCGAATCACGCAACAGGTTGAACTCATTTTGGGTGCAGTGCCGATTCTGCCATTCGATGAGCCATCGGACGCAGCTTATGCCCGGATCCGGCGGGACCTTGAACAGGCGGGTACGCCGATCGGCCCGAATGATCTGCTGATTGCCGCGCACTGTCTGGCACTCGGGGCTGTTATGGTGACGGCAAACGTGCGGGAGTTCAGTCGCGTAAAGGGGCTCATGGTCGAGAATTGGCTCGACTGA
- a CDS encoding DctP family TRAP transporter solute-binding subunit, protein MMMRVFKAAAGAVAAAALLATALSGAQAADYKEEYKVSTVVPAPFPWGLAAEKWVELVRERSNGRINMKVYPGAQLVSGDQTKEFSAMRQGIIDMAVGSTINWSPQVKELNIFSMPFLMPDHAALDALTQGPVGKELFDIIEKRGVVPLGWAENGFREITNSKRDIKTPADLNGLKIRVVGSPLYLDTFTALGANPTQMSWADAQPALATGAVDGQENPLSIFTVAKLQNVGQKHVTLWGYVADPLIFGVSKRVWDTFTPEDQDLLRKAAQDAGVYGVQVARKGITAQDDSTLKEIEGLGVTITRLSDAERQAFVDATRGVYEKWAKEIGPELVKTAEESIANRKK, encoded by the coding sequence ATGATGATGCGTGTCTTCAAGGCGGCTGCCGGTGCGGTCGCGGCTGCAGCGCTGCTGGCCACGGCCCTGAGTGGCGCCCAGGCGGCTGACTACAAGGAAGAATACAAGGTCTCGACCGTCGTGCCGGCGCCGTTCCCGTGGGGTCTCGCTGCCGAGAAGTGGGTTGAGCTGGTCCGCGAGCGCTCGAACGGCCGGATCAACATGAAGGTCTATCCCGGCGCGCAGCTGGTGTCGGGCGATCAGACCAAAGAATTCTCGGCGATGCGCCAGGGCATCATCGACATGGCCGTCGGCTCGACCATCAACTGGTCGCCGCAGGTCAAGGAGCTGAACATCTTCTCGATGCCCTTCCTGATGCCGGATCACGCCGCGCTCGACGCCCTGACCCAGGGACCGGTCGGCAAGGAGCTGTTCGACATCATCGAGAAGCGCGGCGTGGTGCCGCTCGGCTGGGCCGAAAACGGCTTCCGCGAGATTACGAACTCGAAGCGTGACATCAAGACTCCCGCGGACCTGAACGGCCTGAAGATCCGCGTGGTCGGCTCGCCGCTCTATCTGGATACCTTCACCGCCCTCGGTGCCAACCCGACCCAGATGAGCTGGGCGGATGCCCAGCCGGCGCTGGCGACCGGTGCGGTCGACGGCCAGGAGAACCCGCTCAGCATCTTCACCGTCGCCAAGCTGCAGAATGTCGGCCAGAAGCACGTCACCCTCTGGGGCTATGTCGCCGACCCGCTGATCTTCGGCGTCAGCAAGCGTGTCTGGGACACCTTCACCCCTGAGGATCAGGACCTGCTGCGCAAGGCCGCTCAGGATGCCGGTGTCTACGGCGTTCAGGTCGCGCGCAAGGGCATCACCGCCCAGGACGATTCGACCCTGAAGGAGATCGAGGGCCTGGGCGTGACCATCACCCGGCTGTCGGATGCCGAGCGTCAGGCCTTCGTCGATGCCACCCGCGGCGTCTACGAGAAGTGGGCGAAGGAGATCGGTCCGGAGCTGGTGAAGACGGCGGAAGAGTCGATCGCCAACCGCAAGAAGTGA
- a CDS encoding peptide chain release factor 3 has product MTDITDIGAEIARRRTFAIISHPDAGKTTLTEKLLLFSGAIQMAGAVKARGEQRRARSDWLKVERERGISVSASVMSFEHDGFAFNLLDTPGHEDFSEDTYRTLTAVDSAIMVIDAAKGIEEQTRKLFEVCRLRDVPIITFVNKMDREARDPLELIDEIEQTLALDVTPAAWPIGMGRHFRGCYHVLDDRMVLMDRGDRSSINDVSFSVSGLDDPAIGEHLPRDQWQELKDQVTMVRELCPAFDIQAYREGHMTPVFFGSALNNFGVRELLEGVGRLAPSPRRQPATPRDVAPDEDKVTGFVFKIQANMDLKHRDRIAFVRLCSGHFKRGMRLLPVGSTKAVNVSAPVMFLAQDREIADEAVAGDIIGIPNHGTLRIGDSLTEGEEIRFTGIPSFAPELLRRIRPEDPMKAKHLGRALEQLAEEGVAAVMKPRITSSAWVVGVVGALQFDVLADRIRTEYGIPVSYETVEAYAARWVSGDPAEMKRFAENNVSALSDDHTGRPVFLARNAWHLNRTVEDWPKLKFDKVKNQVN; this is encoded by the coding sequence ATGACCGACATCACCGACATCGGCGCCGAGATCGCGCGTCGCCGTACCTTCGCGATCATCTCGCATCCCGACGCCGGCAAGACCACGCTGACCGAGAAGCTGCTGCTGTTCTCCGGCGCCATCCAGATGGCCGGTGCGGTGAAGGCGCGCGGCGAGCAGCGGCGTGCGCGCTCGGACTGGCTGAAGGTGGAGCGCGAGCGCGGCATTTCGGTGTCGGCCTCGGTGATGAGCTTCGAGCATGACGGCTTCGCCTTCAACCTGCTCGACACGCCGGGCCATGAGGATTTCTCGGAAGACACCTACCGCACGCTGACCGCGGTCGACAGCGCGATCATGGTCATCGACGCCGCGAAGGGTATCGAGGAACAGACCCGCAAGCTGTTCGAGGTCTGCCGCCTGCGCGACGTGCCGATCATCACCTTCGTCAACAAGATGGACCGCGAGGCCCGCGACCCGCTGGAGCTGATCGACGAGATCGAACAGACCCTGGCGCTGGACGTGACCCCGGCCGCCTGGCCGATCGGCATGGGCCGCCATTTCCGCGGCTGCTATCACGTGCTCGACGACCGCATGGTGCTGATGGATCGCGGCGACCGGTCGAGCATCAACGACGTTTCGTTCTCGGTCAGCGGCCTCGACGACCCGGCCATCGGCGAGCACCTGCCCCGTGACCAGTGGCAGGAGCTGAAGGACCAGGTGACCATGGTCCGCGAGCTGTGCCCGGCCTTCGACATCCAGGCCTATCGCGAAGGCCACATGACGCCGGTCTTCTTCGGCAGCGCGCTCAACAATTTCGGCGTGCGCGAGCTTCTGGAAGGCGTCGGCCGGCTCGCCCCCTCGCCGCGCCGCCAGCCGGCGACGCCGCGCGACGTGGCCCCCGACGAGGACAAGGTCACCGGCTTCGTGTTCAAGATCCAGGCGAATATGGATCTGAAGCACCGCGACCGCATCGCCTTCGTGCGGCTGTGCTCGGGCCATTTCAAGCGCGGCATGCGCCTGCTGCCGGTGGGCTCCACCAAGGCGGTCAATGTCAGCGCGCCGGTCATGTTCCTGGCCCAGGATCGCGAGATCGCCGACGAGGCGGTCGCCGGCGACATCATCGGCATCCCCAATCACGGCACGCTGCGCATCGGCGACAGCCTGACCGAGGGCGAGGAGATCCGCTTCACCGGCATTCCGTCCTTCGCCCCGGAACTGCTGCGCCGCATTCGCCCGGAAGACCCGATGAAGGCCAAGCATCTGGGCCGGGCGCTGGAACAGCTGGCCGAGGAAGGCGTCGCAGCCGTGATGAAGCCGCGCATCACCTCCTCCGCCTGGGTGGTGGGCGTGGTGGGCGCTCTGCAGTTCGACGTGCTCGCCGACCGCATCCGCACCGAATACGGCATCCCCGTGTCTTACGAGACGGTCGAGGCCTATGCGGCGCGCTGGGTGTCGGGCGATCCGGCCGAAATGAAGCGCTTCGCCGAGAACAACGTCTCGGCGCTGTCCGACGACCATACCGGCCGGCCGGTCTTCCTGGCCCGCAACGCCTGGCACCTGAACCGCACGGTCGAAGACTGGCCGAAGCTGAAATTCGACAAGGTCAAAAACCAGGTCAACTAA
- a CDS encoding alpha-ketoacid dehydrogenase subunit beta has translation MADITYLEAGRLALAEEMDRDPLVWALGEDLGRGGVFKQYDGLQARFGANRIVDTPISESTIMGAAVGAAMSGTRPVVEMRFSDFALCAVDELVNQAAKARYMFGGQTRVPLVVREPIGMWRSSAAQHSQSLEAWYAHIPGLVVTVPATPADNYALLKAAIRSDDPVVHMEHKNLWALSGPAAESDAPAEFGRGVVRRAGADITLVTWSATVWTALDAAAALGVEGINVEVIDLRTLWPWDRELVLESVSRTRRALVVHEAVQAGGFGAEIAATIAEELHHRLEGPVRRLGAPRAPVPYAPPMESELKITAGDVCKAVKVALGR, from the coding sequence ATGGCCGACATCACCTATCTCGAAGCCGGCCGGCTGGCGCTTGCCGAGGAAATGGACCGTGATCCGCTGGTCTGGGCGCTGGGCGAGGATCTCGGCCGCGGTGGCGTGTTCAAGCAGTATGACGGCCTGCAGGCCCGCTTCGGCGCGAACCGCATCGTCGACACGCCGATCTCGGAATCGACCATCATGGGTGCCGCGGTCGGTGCGGCGATGAGCGGCACCCGGCCGGTGGTCGAGATGCGCTTCTCCGATTTTGCGCTCTGCGCCGTCGACGAACTGGTCAATCAGGCGGCCAAGGCCCGCTACATGTTCGGCGGCCAGACCCGTGTGCCGCTGGTGGTGCGCGAGCCGATCGGCATGTGGCGGTCGTCGGCCGCCCAGCATTCGCAGTCGCTGGAAGCCTGGTACGCCCATATCCCCGGGCTGGTGGTCACCGTGCCGGCGACGCCGGCCGACAACTACGCCCTGCTCAAGGCCGCGATCCGCTCCGACGATCCGGTCGTGCACATGGAGCACAAGAACCTCTGGGCGCTGAGCGGCCCCGCGGCGGAAAGCGATGCGCCGGCCGAATTCGGCCGGGGTGTCGTGCGCCGGGCCGGTGCCGACATCACCCTGGTGACCTGGTCGGCGACGGTCTGGACGGCGCTGGATGCCGCCGCGGCGCTGGGGGTGGAGGGGATCAATGTCGAGGTGATCGACCTGCGCACCCTCTGGCCCTGGGATCGGGAGCTGGTGCTGGAGAGCGTATCGCGCACCCGCCGTGCCCTGGTGGTGCACGAGGCGGTTCAGGCCGGCGGTTTCGGTGCCGAAATTGCGGCGACGATCGCCGAGGAACTGCATCACCGTCTGGAGGGGCCGGTCCGGCGCCTGGGTGCGCCGCGCGCGCCGGTGCCCTATGCCCCGCCGATGGAATCCGAACTCAAGATCACCGCCGGCGATGTCTGCAAGGCGGTCAAGGTGGCCCTGGGGCGCTGA
- a CDS encoding AAA family ATPase → MTETTPRRPRIAVTGSAGTGKTTLVDALGRHFGLPVVPEHMRSRIEAGLDLHKLEWPQFRALIRELYDEHLAARDAAIAETGGAVTDRCPLDTLGFWLHYGFGSDEAETDALAADAVAHMTPLDLVVILPAGAIPFVADGVRSPNRWLQIKFQILIEGLLERFAPGVPVLRMPVDVLDPQARIDAVLAALPEGVR, encoded by the coding sequence ATGACCGAGACCACGCCCCGGCGCCCGCGGATCGCCGTCACCGGCAGTGCCGGCACCGGCAAGACCACGCTGGTCGATGCGCTTGGCCGCCATTTCGGCCTGCCGGTGGTGCCTGAGCACATGCGCAGCCGGATCGAGGCCGGGCTCGACCTGCACAAGCTGGAATGGCCGCAGTTCCGCGCGCTGATCCGCGAGCTTTACGACGAGCATCTGGCGGCGCGTGATGCCGCGATCGCCGAAACCGGCGGCGCCGTCACCGATCGCTGTCCGCTGGACACGCTGGGCTTCTGGCTGCATTACGGCTTCGGCTCCGACGAGGCCGAAACCGATGCGCTCGCGGCGGATGCCGTCGCCCATATGACGCCGCTCGATCTGGTGGTGATCCTGCCCGCCGGCGCCATCCCCTTCGTCGCCGACGGTGTCCGTTCGCCCAATCGCTGGCTTCAGATCAAGTTTCAGATCCTGATCGAGGGCCTGCTCGAACGCTTCGCCCCCGGCGTGCCGGTGCTGCGCATGCCCGTCGACGTGCTCGACCCCCAGGCCCGCATCGACGCGGTGCTGGCGGCCCTGCCCGAGGGGGTGCGCTGA
- a CDS encoding thiamine pyrophosphate-binding protein, whose amino-acid sequence MTTRDAGTAAGANALPDGPITGGEALARMLLAHGIGPLFGMGGFQLLPFYDACRRLGLSHALINDERCGAFAADAYARVTGRVGVCDATLGPGATNLVTALVESYNAGVPIVAIVGDTHRDHSWKNMTQETRQLDILRPVVKEVIRVERTHRIPELVRRAFAVATSGRPGPVLLDVPEDVAHDEIVFQASDFYADPAAEAAPSLRCRPASADLARAADLLAKAERPVILAGGGVHLSQAAPALEAFAHAFGIPVAHTLSGKGAIACTDPLSLGIFGRYSRIANDVIETADVILAIGCKLGEIATKRYSVPPAGKTLIHLDILAEEFDRCYPATVRLWGDAREGIEALTEKLSPTAEAARAARAGYAAEIGERMAKWRAEVAPKLSSDERPITMARLMTEVTKALPADGLLVADGGFAAHWGGLLFDTKRAGRGFVPDRGFASIGYGLPGAMGCALAAPGRPVMALTGDGGFNMTLGELETALRMNLAFTLIIVNNAASGYVKALQHLMYGTGNYQSSDLREMNYAAIAETMGARGIRVENPDDLPGALATAMAERGRPTVLDVVVTRDPANMLPGVDSRAVKAKKGDRVA is encoded by the coding sequence ATGACGACGCGCGACGCAGGCACCGCAGCCGGTGCCAATGCACTGCCCGACGGCCCGATCACCGGCGGTGAAGCGCTCGCCCGCATGCTGCTCGCCCATGGCATCGGCCCGCTCTTCGGCATGGGCGGCTTCCAGCTGCTGCCGTTCTACGATGCCTGCCGGCGGCTGGGCCTCTCGCATGCCCTGATCAATGACGAGCGCTGCGGCGCCTTCGCGGCCGACGCCTATGCCCGCGTCACCGGCCGGGTCGGCGTCTGCGATGCGACGCTCGGGCCGGGTGCCACCAATCTGGTGACGGCACTGGTCGAGAGCTACAATGCCGGCGTGCCGATCGTCGCCATCGTCGGCGACACCCATCGCGACCACTCCTGGAAGAACATGACCCAGGAGACCCGCCAGCTCGACATCCTGCGGCCGGTGGTCAAGGAAGTGATCCGGGTGGAGCGCACCCACCGCATCCCCGAACTCGTCCGCCGCGCCTTCGCCGTCGCGACCTCGGGCCGCCCCGGCCCGGTGCTGCTCGACGTGCCGGAAGACGTCGCCCATGACGAGATCGTCTTCCAGGCCTCGGACTTCTATGCCGACCCGGCCGCCGAGGCGGCGCCCTCGCTGCGCTGCCGCCCGGCCTCGGCCGATCTGGCCCGTGCGGCCGATCTGCTGGCCAAGGCCGAGCGCCCGGTGATCCTCGCCGGTGGCGGCGTGCATCTGTCGCAGGCGGCTCCGGCGCTGGAAGCCTTTGCCCATGCTTTCGGCATTCCGGTTGCCCATACCCTGTCGGGCAAGGGCGCGATCGCCTGCACCGATCCGCTGTCGCTCGGCATTTTCGGCCGGTACAGCCGCATCGCCAATGACGTGATCGAGACCGCGGATGTGATCCTCGCCATCGGCTGCAAGCTGGGTGAGATCGCGACCAAGCGCTACAGCGTGCCGCCTGCGGGCAAGACGCTGATCCATCTCGACATCCTGGCCGAGGAATTCGACCGCTGCTATCCGGCGACCGTCCGGCTCTGGGGCGATGCGCGCGAAGGCATCGAGGCGCTGACGGAAAAGCTCAGCCCCACCGCCGAAGCGGCCCGGGCCGCGCGTGCGGGCTATGCCGCCGAGATCGGTGAGCGCATGGCCAAATGGCGGGCCGAGGTGGCGCCGAAGCTCAGCTCCGACGAACGGCCGATCACCATGGCCCGGCTGATGACCGAGGTGACCAAGGCCCTGCCGGCCGATGGTCTTCTGGTCGCAGATGGCGGCTTCGCGGCCCATTGGGGCGGGCTGCTGTTCGACACCAAGCGTGCCGGCCGCGGCTTCGTGCCCGATCGCGGCTTCGCCTCGATCGGCTATGGCCTGCCCGGTGCGATGGGCTGCGCGCTGGCGGCTCCGGGCCGGCCGGTGATGGCGCTGACCGGTGATGGCGGCTTCAACATGACGCTGGGCGAGCTTGAGACCGCGTTGCGCATGAACCTGGCCTTCACCCTGATCATCGTCAACAATGCGGCATCGGGTTACGTCAAGGCGCTGCAGCACCTGATGTACGGCACCGGCAATTACCAGTCGAGCGATCTGCGCGAGATGAATTATGCGGCGATCGCCGAGACCATGGGCGCCAGGGGCATCCGGGTCGAGAACCCGGACGATCTGCCGGGCGCGCTGGCGACGGCGATGGCCGAGCGCGGCCGGCCGACCGTGCTCGACGTGGTGGTCACCCGCGATCCGGCCAACATGCTGCCGGGTGTCGACAGCCGGGCGGTGAAGGCGAAGAAGGGCGACCGCGTCGCCTGA
- a CDS encoding thiamine pyrophosphate-dependent dehydrogenase E1 component subunit alpha, producing MTGGQNGATAATASNHDIPRLTALHGLMARIRAFERAAETGQSRGLVLGAVHLSIGQEAVAAGVCAQLRRDDLLLSTHRGHGHTLAKGADARAMMLELLGKAGGTSDGRGGSMHIADFSVGMLGANGVVSANIPIAVGAAQAIRLKGSDQVVACLFGDGAINRGPFMEGLNWAKVFNLPVLFVCEDNGWSATTRTSTLTAGEGAAARARSMDVTAIEIDGNDLVAVDEATREAVARLRAGEGPILIHARTYRLLGHTASDPAGYRPAGEAEERWSGDPMRRNRALLEAAGVPAAELDALEQAATDEMTAALDAAEAAPWAPAALALEDVQDAGAPARFWTREG from the coding sequence ATGACCGGCGGGCAGAACGGCGCCACAGCGGCGACCGCGAGCAATCACGACATTCCGCGCCTGACGGCGCTCCACGGGCTGATGGCCCGCATCCGTGCCTTCGAACGCGCGGCCGAGACGGGGCAGAGCCGCGGCCTGGTGCTCGGCGCGGTTCATCTGTCGATCGGGCAGGAGGCGGTGGCCGCCGGCGTCTGCGCACAGCTGCGCCGTGACGATCTGCTGCTCTCCACCCATCGCGGCCATGGCCATACCCTGGCGAAGGGCGCCGATGCCCGCGCCATGATGCTGGAACTGCTGGGCAAGGCCGGCGGCACCTCCGACGGCCGCGGCGGATCGATGCACATCGCCGACTTCTCGGTCGGCATGCTGGGCGCGAACGGTGTCGTCTCCGCCAATATTCCGATTGCGGTGGGCGCCGCCCAGGCGATCCGTCTGAAGGGCAGTGATCAGGTCGTGGCGTGCCTGTTCGGCGATGGTGCGATCAATCGCGGGCCGTTCATGGAAGGGCTGAACTGGGCGAAGGTCTTCAACCTGCCGGTGCTGTTCGTGTGCGAGGACAATGGATGGTCTGCGACCACCCGCACCTCGACCCTCACCGCCGGTGAGGGAGCGGCAGCCCGGGCGCGGTCCATGGATGTGACCGCGATCGAGATCGATGGCAATGATCTGGTGGCGGTGGACGAGGCGACGCGTGAGGCCGTGGCTCGGCTGCGTGCCGGCGAGGGCCCGATCCTGATCCATGCGCGGACCTATCGGCTTCTCGGTCACACAGCCTCCGATCCGGCCGGCTATCGCCCGGCGGGCGAGGCCGAAGAACGCTGGTCGGGGGACCCGATGCGCCGCAACCGCGCTCTGCTGGAAGCCGCCGGCGTGCCGGCCGCCGAGCTTGATGCGCTGGAACAGGCGGCCACGGACGAGATGACCGCAGCGCTGGACGCGGCCGAGGCGGCCCCCTGGGCGCCGGCTGCACTGGCGCTTGAAGATGTGCAGGATGCCGGTGCGCCGGCGCGGTTCTGGACCCGGGAAGGCTGA
- a CDS encoding TRAP transporter large permease produces the protein MTANVFLIGAFLLLLLLGTPIAVALGLSGVAGILTGLDVYALGTVGTNTYNSIAKYPLIAIPLFVLTGVIFERSGVARRLVEFAAYFVGPRRGGLAVVAIVVCMIMGGMAGSGPADAAAVATVMIPSMRRVGYPAAFSASVIASAASTAILIPPSIALIVYGVMVPGTDIRALFAAGLIPGILAGLFIAVPTLIISRRQGFGAAEAGEQGPRRRFLDVFIQALPGLMAPVIILGGLRTGLFTPTETAVVAVFYGIFIGLFVYRELRFRDIYKALAESAETSAVIMLIIALAGIFAWAGGTLGAFDSAARALLDFTDNGWVILALIMVILLFAGMVLDGVSIYLITLPLIVPIAQTYDWNLTWLGVLMAMNIAIGQFTPPVAVNLIVTARIAKVPIEETVPWVIWMVLAMVVLLALLMAVPDLALWLPKTLGYVV, from the coding sequence CTGACCGCCAACGTCTTCCTCATCGGCGCCTTCCTGCTGCTGCTGCTGCTGGGCACGCCGATCGCCGTGGCGCTCGGCCTCTCGGGCGTCGCCGGCATCCTCACCGGGCTCGACGTTTATGCCCTCGGCACCGTCGGCACCAACACCTACAACAGCATCGCGAAATACCCGCTGATCGCGATCCCGCTCTTCGTGCTGACGGGCGTGATCTTTGAACGCTCGGGCGTCGCCCGGCGCCTGGTCGAATTCGCCGCCTATTTCGTCGGCCCCCGCCGGGGTGGCCTTGCCGTCGTCGCCATCGTGGTCTGCATGATCATGGGCGGCATGGCGGGGTCGGGCCCTGCGGATGCGGCCGCGGTCGCGACGGTGATGATCCCCAGCATGCGGCGCGTCGGCTATCCGGCCGCCTTCTCGGCCAGCGTCATCGCCTCGGCCGCCTCTACCGCCATCCTCATTCCGCCCTCGATCGCGCTGATCGTCTATGGCGTGATGGTGCCCGGCACCGATATCCGCGCCCTGTTCGCGGCCGGCCTGATCCCGGGCATCCTCGCGGGGCTGTTCATCGCCGTGCCCACGCTGATCATCTCGCGCCGTCAGGGTTTCGGTGCGGCCGAGGCGGGCGAGCAGGGGCCACGCCGCCGCTTCCTGGACGTGTTCATCCAGGCGCTGCCGGGCCTGATGGCACCGGTGATCATCCTGGGCGGCCTGCGCACCGGCCTGTTCACGCCCACCGAGACCGCAGTCGTCGCCGTCTTCTACGGCATCTTCATCGGCCTCTTCGTCTACCGGGAACTCAGGTTCCGCGACATCTACAAGGCGCTCGCCGAAAGTGCCGAAACCTCGGCGGTGATCATGCTGATCATCGCGCTCGCCGGCATCTTCGCCTGGGCCGGCGGCACGCTCGGCGCCTTCGACAGCGCGGCCCGCGCACTGCTCGATTTCACCGACAACGGCTGGGTCATTCTGGCCCTGATCATGGTGATCCTGCTCTTCGCGGGCATGGTGCTCGACGGCGTGTCGATCTATCTGATCACCCTGCCGCTGATCGTGCCGATCGCCCAGACCTATGACTGGAACCTCACCTGGCTGGGCGTGCTGATGGCGATGAACATCGCGATCGGCCAGTTCACGCCGCCGGTTGCCGTGAACCTGATCGTGACCGCCCGCATCGCCAAGGTGCCGATCGAAGAGACGGTGCCCTGGGTGATCTGGATGGTGCTGGCCATGGTGGTGCTGCTCGCCCTGCTGATGGCGGTGCCGGACCTCGCCCTCTGGCTGCCGAAAACCCTGGGCTACGTCGTCTGA